In the Kitasatospora terrestris genome, one interval contains:
- a CDS encoding CoA pyrophosphatase — protein sequence MTSTPAPVPVIDREGLPSWLLPVREAAETVRPQQLSRFLPPAEGGRPSAVLMLFGEGDGGPDLLLIERARSLRSHAGQSSFPGGALDPEDGDPAGSGPLAAALREAEEETGLDPSGVQLFATLPTLFIPVSGFVVTPVLGWWRQESPVAPVDPAETGAVFRVPLAELTDPANRARLRHPSGFTGPAFEVAGRLVWGFTAGVIDRVLHYSGLERPWDTSRTVELSDEALSLSRRSRS from the coding sequence ATGACATCGACGCCCGCGCCCGTCCCGGTGATCGACCGGGAGGGTCTGCCGTCCTGGCTGCTGCCGGTCCGGGAGGCCGCCGAGACCGTCCGGCCGCAGCAGCTGAGCCGCTTCCTGCCGCCGGCCGAGGGCGGCCGCCCGTCGGCAGTGCTGATGCTGTTCGGCGAGGGCGACGGCGGCCCGGACCTGTTGCTGATCGAGCGGGCCCGCAGCCTGCGCTCGCACGCCGGCCAGTCCTCGTTCCCGGGCGGCGCGCTCGATCCGGAGGACGGCGACCCGGCGGGCAGCGGCCCGCTGGCGGCGGCGCTGCGCGAGGCCGAGGAGGAGACCGGGCTGGACCCGTCGGGGGTGCAGCTGTTCGCCACCCTGCCGACGCTGTTCATCCCGGTGAGCGGCTTCGTGGTGACGCCGGTGCTGGGCTGGTGGCGGCAGGAGTCGCCGGTGGCGCCGGTGGACCCGGCGGAGACCGGTGCGGTGTTCCGGGTGCCGCTGGCGGAGCTGACCGATCCGGCGAACCGGGCCCGGCTGCGCCACCCCTCGGGTTTCACCGGCCCGGCGTTCGAGGTGGCGGGCCGGTTGGTGTGGGGCTTCACCGCGGGCGTGATCGACCGGGTGCTGCACTACAGCGGCCTGGAGCGGCCGTGGG